A portion of the Segatella copri DSM 18205 genome contains these proteins:
- a CDS encoding TlpA family protein disulfide reductase: MMFKKTIFSLALALISVMSAHAQNADECIIDAILNGVPDGTEMEAVLAATHRNEKPLAKGVVKGGKLTLTIPVTEARFIGVGPRNGVFTFSLMTKGGEKVQVSLDAKPINDGGNTGFNASNVKISGSAMNEEYQTKIGSVRDMLDKMYKDIKDKHKKLIAEQSKAYQAKDKAKMKALEDSDEGKEMATEQKNFFDTVESSYGKLYSDNKDSWWGPFAMLCTLNYFTKENSKEWNSFSETAKNSFYGKLLNEQINPQGLAGETLPQFELQQVDGSKVSMASCVKGKKYYLVDFWASWCGPCRKEIPNLKKLYELYKGKGLEIVSVSIDKNETAWKKALAEEKLSWPNGLDRAGIADSYKVKFIPAIFLVDGTTGKCIAENVRGTELAAKLAELFSK, from the coding sequence ATGATGTTTAAAAAAACAATTTTCTCATTGGCATTGGCGCTCATCTCTGTGATGAGTGCTCATGCTCAGAATGCAGACGAGTGTATCATTGATGCAATCTTGAATGGTGTGCCTGATGGTACGGAAATGGAAGCTGTCCTGGCTGCTACTCATCGCAACGAGAAACCTCTCGCTAAAGGTGTGGTAAAGGGTGGAAAACTTACTTTAACCATCCCTGTTACAGAGGCTCGTTTTATCGGTGTCGGTCCAAGAAATGGTGTTTTCACTTTTAGTCTGATGACCAAAGGTGGCGAAAAAGTGCAGGTGTCTCTCGATGCCAAACCCATCAATGATGGGGGGAACACTGGTTTTAATGCCAGCAATGTCAAGATTTCCGGCAGTGCTATGAACGAAGAATATCAGACAAAAATCGGATCAGTGAGGGATATGCTTGATAAGATGTATAAGGATATAAAAGATAAGCATAAAAAATTGATTGCAGAACAGAGCAAGGCTTACCAGGCAAAGGATAAAGCTAAGATGAAAGCTTTGGAAGATAGTGACGAGGGAAAAGAGATGGCTACCGAACAGAAGAATTTCTTTGATACGGTGGAGTCTTCTTATGGAAAGTTGTATTCAGACAACAAGGATTCCTGGTGGGGACCTTTCGCCATGCTTTGTACCTTGAACTATTTCACCAAGGAAAACTCCAAGGAATGGAATTCGTTCTCAGAAACTGCTAAGAATAGCTTCTATGGAAAGTTGCTCAACGAGCAGATTAATCCACAGGGACTTGCAGGTGAGACTTTGCCTCAGTTCGAACTCCAGCAAGTTGATGGTTCTAAGGTGAGCATGGCTTCTTGTGTAAAGGGAAAGAAGTATTATCTGGTTGATTTCTGGGCTTCATGGTGTGGACCTTGCCGCAAGGAAATTCCTAACCTCAAAAAACTTTATGAACTGTATAAAGGAAAGGGACTGGAAATAGTAAGTGTTTCTATCGATAAGAATGAAACTGCTTGGAAGAAAGCGCTTGCTGAGGAGAAACTTTCTTGGCCTAACGGACTTGACCGTGCCGGTATAGCTGATTCTTATAAGGTAAAGTTCATTCCTGCCATCTTCCTGGTAGATGGTACTACAGGTAAGTGTATTGCTGAGAATGTCCGTGGTACGGAATTGGCTGCAAAGTTGGCTGAACTATTCTCGAAATAA
- a CDS encoding RagB/SusD family nutrient uptake outer membrane protein: protein MKKMKQKLVYMVLLLGMVMGLASCDNYLNIEPKGKRIPKSLADYEAFLRYEYGTHRMPVLQTCYLLNDEYLTNSYASYYPMYKANYNWEEETDRAYWNSADESTYYVAYGTINTCNLILEDVPNTTEGTEKEKAEVMAYARVLRAMNYFNLANYYADTYEPSNAASKLSVPLITSSLQNAPYHQATIQEIYEFILNDLNTSVADLPDMGTTLLHPGKGAAYAMLARTYLQMMNYEKALEFADKALAINDKLVDWVGFYNDNKGVIGQEGVYPSLKTPLGFDSQDCYNFNYADNSSNYASAIFKIPVNRAAGFEEGDAYFLSNWKLRTMGAETYYQGLTNGYINLAGMRTVEQYLIKAECLARKNQLTDAMDVLNEVRKTYILPEKYQPLSASSVAEAIRYIRQAKDNQLIFSIVPFGDARRFNAEGTYARTLTKEIDGKQISLAPSSHLWTFPFPKGAIDNPGNGSFVQNVEK from the coding sequence ATGAAGAAAATGAAACAGAAATTAGTATATATGGTGTTGTTGCTGGGCATGGTTATGGGACTTGCCTCTTGCGATAACTATCTCAATATAGAACCAAAGGGCAAACGCATCCCTAAGTCGCTCGCCGACTATGAGGCTTTTCTCCGTTACGAGTATGGTACTCATCGCATGCCGGTTTTGCAAACGTGCTATTTGCTTAATGATGAATATCTCACCAATTCGTATGCCAGTTATTATCCGATGTATAAGGCTAACTACAATTGGGAGGAGGAAACCGATCGTGCCTATTGGAACTCTGCAGATGAGAGTACTTATTATGTGGCTTATGGCACTATCAATACCTGCAATCTGATATTGGAAGATGTGCCTAATACAACAGAAGGTACTGAGAAAGAAAAGGCTGAGGTGATGGCATATGCCAGAGTGTTGCGTGCGATGAACTATTTCAATCTCGCTAATTATTATGCTGATACCTACGAGCCTTCAAATGCTGCCAGTAAGTTGAGTGTACCTCTGATTACGAGCAGTCTTCAGAATGCTCCATATCATCAGGCCACCATTCAGGAAATCTATGAATTCATTTTGAATGATTTGAACACGTCGGTAGCTGATCTTCCAGATATGGGTACCACGCTCCTCCATCCGGGCAAGGGAGCTGCCTATGCTATGTTGGCACGTACCTATCTTCAGATGATGAACTATGAAAAGGCGTTGGAGTTTGCTGATAAGGCTCTTGCCATTAATGATAAGTTGGTTGATTGGGTTGGATTCTATAATGATAATAAGGGTGTGATAGGCCAAGAGGGTGTTTATCCTTCTTTGAAAACGCCATTGGGATTTGATAGCCAGGACTGTTATAATTTCAATTATGCCGATAATAGTTCCAACTATGCATCTGCGATATTCAAGATACCGGTAAATCGTGCTGCCGGATTCGAAGAGGGAGATGCTTATTTCTTGAGCAATTGGAAACTAAGAACGATGGGTGCAGAAACTTATTATCAGGGGTTGACCAATGGCTATATCAATCTTGCTGGTATGAGAACCGTGGAGCAGTATCTTATCAAGGCTGAATGCTTGGCTCGTAAGAATCAGTTGACAGATGCTATGGATGTGCTCAATGAGGTGCGTAAGACATATATCCTTCCAGAGAAATATCAGCCACTATCGGCGTCCTCTGTGGCAGAAGCTATCCGGTATATACGTCAAGCTAAGGATAATCAACTTATCTTCTCTATCGTGCCGTTTGGCGATGCTCGTCGCTTCAATGCTGAAGGTACCTATGCCCGCACGCTGACAAAAGAGATAGATGGCAAGCAGATAAGTCTTGCTCCATCCTCTCATCTCTGGACCTTCCCATTCCCTAAGGGAGCCATTGATAATCCTGGCAACGGAAGTTTCGTACAGAATGTGGAGAAGTAA